The Euphorbia lathyris chromosome 8, ddEupLath1.1, whole genome shotgun sequence genome has a window encoding:
- the LOC136203395 gene encoding uncharacterized protein, giving the protein MVLSYSLSILPPTCSFPSSSSTTDSSSTSTSLISIPSKSNFRFSQSPKSSSLRFSHQFPKTFASSVDTIPPIEDGSAELFLQSNSIADFMRFKKGSDRGSSELQTAVVGYRKKFPWSILKPFLRVYLVSTIHIADKDYFDTLQKELEPYDCVLYEMVASRESLENRRDPTAVTRLKNSRSRGFNIIGCIQRQMARILTLDFQLDCLDYEGENWYHADLDFETFQLLQLEKGENFFTFARDMTVRSTKAVLQSTMPQDLGPWRSKLLWASRVLPMPLVGLFIIGSVCDVGSESEYPELEALSRLDFGAAMKVFLAKRLTSELTQVMSDVEEKSVIIGERNKAAMDALKRAMDDGHNKIAILYGGGHMPDLGRRLREELDLIPSEVQWITAWSIRNRDTNSSSFPFLTRMAQVLGWPLNRYQTLALLIFSSVLALDLWFWELFFGTAVDWISQTAFDLNDYLLNAHIM; this is encoded by the exons ATGGTTCTATCTTATTCACTTTCAATACTTCCACCCACTTGTTCAtttccttcttcctcttcaaCCACCGACTCATCATCCACTTCCACTTCTCTCATCTCTATCCCTTCCAAATCCAATTTTAGATTCTCTCAATCCCCCAAATCATCTTCTTTACGCTTTTCCCATCAATTTCCCAAAACCTTCGCTTCGTCTGTGGATACAATTCCCCCAATTGAAGATGGCTCCGCTGAACTATTCTTACAGAGCAATTCAATTGCGGATTTCATGAGATTCAAGAAAGGCTCCGATAGAGGTAGCAGCGAATTGCAAACTGCTGTTGTTGGGTATAGGAAGAAGTTCCCTTGGTCTATTCTCAAACCCTTTCTTCGG GTTTATTTGGTTTCTACCATTCACATTGCTGATAAAGA TTACTTTGACACCCTCCAGAAGGAACTTGAGCCATACGACTGTGTCCTTTATGAGATGGTGGCTAGCAGGGAGAGTTTAGAGAATAGAAGAGACCCTACTGCTGTAACAAGACTGAAAAATTCACGCTCGAGAGGATTTAACATTATCGGGTGCATTCAGCGACAGATGGCTCGAATCCTTACGCTTGATTTCCAGTTAGACTGTCTTGATTATGAGGGAGAGAATTGGTATCATGCGGATCTCGACTTCGAGACCTTCCAGCTACTTCAG CTTGAAAAAGGTGAAAATTTCTTCACATTTGCGAGAGATATGACAGTCAGATCAACGAAAGCTGTGCTGCAGTCGACGATGCCACAAGACCTTGGCCCTTGGCGATCGAAACTTCTATGGGCATCTCGTGTACTTCCAATGCCACTTGTTGGCCTTTTCATTATTGGAAGTGTTTGTGATGTGGGAAGCGAGTCAGAGTATCCTGAGCTCGAAGCCTTGTCTAGACTCGACTTTGGTGCTGCGATGAAGGTTTTCCTGGCAAAGCGACTAACATCCGA GTTGACGCAGGTGATGTCAGATGTGGAAGAGAAATCAGTGATCATTGGTGAGAGGAACAAAGCAGCAATGGATGCCCTTAAAAGAGCAATGGATGACGGCCACAATAAGATCGCGATATTGTACGGGGGCGGCCACATGCCGGATTTAGGAAGGCGGTTACGGGAGGAATTGGACTTGATCCCATCGGAAGTGCAGTGGATAACAGCATGGTCTATAAGGAATAGAGACACAAACAGCAGTTCTTTTCCATTCTTGACAAGGATGGCTCAAGTTCTGGGTTGGCCTTTGAACCGGTACCAAACACTGGCATTGCTTATATTTTCATCAGTTCTTGCTTTGGATCTTTGGTTTTGGGAGCTCTTTTTTGGCACTGCTGTGGATTGGATCTCCCAGACTGCTTTTGATCTTAATGACTATCTTCTTAATGCACatattatgtaa